TCAGGGTCGTGATGCGGTTGTGGAATTTTTGAAGACAAACCAGGACATTGCCAAAAAAATTGAAAAAGAGTTGAGAGAAAAATTATTCAAAAAGCCCGTTGAAGATAAGCAAGATAGAAGTTCAAAAGAAAAATAAGAAGAGGTCTTCAATCTATATTGACGGCGAATTTAAGTTCGGATTGGATAACGAGATTATATTGAGATATAATATAAAAGAAGGTGATGAAATCACTGAAGACCAGGTCAAAAATCTTCTTCTCGCTGAAGAAAAGCAGAAGATCAAACAGCGTGCTTATAGACTTTTGAGATATCGCAGTCGCTCAATTGCAGAAATGAGAGACAGGTTAAAAAAGTTAGGATATGAGCCAGAAATTGTAGAAGAAGTCGTGCACGAGTTAGTTGAAGAAGGTATTTTAAACAATCATAAGTTTGCCCGTGAATTTGTGAGTGATTATACGAACTTAAAACCAAGGGGAAATATTTTTATAGTCAATGAGTTAAAAAAGAAAAAAGTTGACGACGCATATATTAAGGAGATTTTGAAAGAACGGGATGAGAAGAATTTAATAAAAAAAATCATAGAGAAAAAATTTTCTAATTTTAATAAAAAGGACTCAAAACAAAAAGCAAAGATTATAAGATATTTATTATACAGGGGATTTACCCTTCAGAAAATTTACGAGGTACTGGGTGAAGATTATGAATAACTTAGAAATTCGTGAAAGTTTTTTAAATTTCTTTAAAGATAAAGGTCATACAATCGTTCCCTCAATGTCTTTGATTCCCAGGGATGATCCAACCCTATTATTTACCAGTGCCGGGATGGTTCAGTTTAAACCCCTGTGGACAGGCTCCGTGCCCCTGCCCTACAAAAGGGCGGCAAGTATCCAGAAATGTTTGCGACTATCAGACCTTGATAATGTTGGCAGGACAAGAAGGCACCATACATTTTTTGAAATGCTCGGTAATTTCTCATTCGGCGACTATTTTAAGAAAGAGGCGATAATATGGGCTTGGGAATATCTTACTTCGGTTTTAAAGATTGACAAATCCCGCTTATATGTTTCGGTCCATTATCAAGATGAAGAGGCTTATAAAATTTGGAAGGAAGATATAGGACTAAAATCAGAAAGAATATATAAACTCGGAGATGATACAAATTTCTGGGGTCCGGCGGGTAATTCCGGACCCTGCGGTCCCTGTTCTGAAATTTATTATGACCTCGGTGAAAAATTTTCTTGTGTCAAAAAATCCTGTGCTCCGGGGTGTGATTGTGATAGATATTCTGAAGTTTGGAATCTTGTATTTCCTCAATTCGACCAGAAGATTTCCGGTGAAAGGGTACCCTTGAAAAATCGCGGCGTGGACACCGGAATGGGTCTTGAACGACTCGCAAGCATCATTCAACAAAAGGATTCCAATTTTCACACCGATCTTTTTTATCCAATCATTGAAAATATTGTTGAACTAATCGGACATAAGTATGGTAAAGAACCGCAGACCGATGTCAATATAAATACTATTGCAGACCATATTCGCGCACTTGTCTTTGCAATTGGTGATGGCATAATTCCATCAAACGAAGAAAGAGGCTATGTTTTACGGAGAATATTAAGACGGGCAACAAGATTGAATTTAAATTTGGGGGTCAATGAGCCGGTCCTTTATAAAATTGTTCCGACCGTCGTAGAAGTGTACAAAAATGCATATCCAGAACTTGTTGAACATCGAGAAGAAATTACCCTGGTGATTAAATCAGAAGAAGAAAGATTCCTTGCCACCCTGGAAAAAGGAATGGCACTATTTGAAGAAATTGTAAAGAAAAATAAAAAAATATCTGGAGATGAGGCATTTAAACTGTATGATACATACGGATTTCCGATAGAATTGACGAAAGAGATTGCAAAAGAAAGAGGAATTGATGTTGATGAAGATGGATTTTTAAAAAATCTTGAACAGGCAAAAGAAGAATCAAGAACAAAGGCAAAATTTACACTCGGTAGCGAATGGAAGATTTTGAAAGCGGACACAGGAAAATTCGTTGGTTATGAAAAGAATGAGGTAGAGACTGAAATACTCCGTTACAATGAATCAGGCAAAAATATTGAGATAGTCCTTGCTGAATCACCATTCTATGCTGAGGCAGGTGGACAGGTTGGCGAGACCGGTTGGATTATTGGACAAGATTTCAAACTTAAAGTTCTTGATACCTACTGGCTCCAGGGAATGAATACCTGCCATTGTGAGATTGAAACCGGGAAATTTAAACCTGATAAGGTTGTTGCCAGAGTCGATTTAAGACATCGTAAAGAAAGTGCCCGCGCACATACGACAACCCATTTATTACACGCCGCCTTGAGAAAAATCCTTGGAGAGCATGCACGACAGGAAGGTTCTTTTGTTGAACCTGGAAGATTTAGATTTGATTTTATGCATTTCAAACCACTCAGTGACGACGAGATAAGGGCGATTGAAGA
This genomic interval from candidate division WOR-3 bacterium contains the following:
- a CDS encoding RecX family transcriptional regulator, with product MKISKIEVQKKNKKRSSIYIDGEFKFGLDNEIILRYNIKEGDEITEDQVKNLLLAEEKQKIKQRAYRLLRYRSRSIAEMRDRLKKLGYEPEIVEEVVHELVEEGILNNHKFAREFVSDYTNLKPRGNIFIVNELKKKKVDDAYIKEILKERDEKNLIKKIIEKKFSNFNKKDSKQKAKIIRYLLYRGFTLQKIYEVLGEDYE
- the alaS gene encoding alanine--tRNA ligase yields the protein MNNLEIRESFLNFFKDKGHTIVPSMSLIPRDDPTLLFTSAGMVQFKPLWTGSVPLPYKRAASIQKCLRLSDLDNVGRTRRHHTFFEMLGNFSFGDYFKKEAIIWAWEYLTSVLKIDKSRLYVSVHYQDEEAYKIWKEDIGLKSERIYKLGDDTNFWGPAGNSGPCGPCSEIYYDLGEKFSCVKKSCAPGCDCDRYSEVWNLVFPQFDQKISGERVPLKNRGVDTGMGLERLASIIQQKDSNFHTDLFYPIIENIVELIGHKYGKEPQTDVNINTIADHIRALVFAIGDGIIPSNEERGYVLRRILRRATRLNLNLGVNEPVLYKIVPTVVEVYKNAYPELVEHREEITLVIKSEEERFLATLEKGMALFEEIVKKNKKISGDEAFKLYDTYGFPIELTKEIAKERGIDVDEDGFLKNLEQAKEESRTKAKFTLGSEWKILKADTGKFVGYEKNEVETEILRYNESGKNIEIVLAESPFYAEAGGQVGETGWIIGQDFKLKVLDTYWLQGMNTCHCEIETGKFKPDKVVARVDLRHRKESARAHTTTHLLHAALRKILGEHARQEGSFVEPGRFRFDFMHFKPLSDDEIRAIEDLVNEKVMEAIPVEKFWTTIDEAKKLGAMALFGEKYGRDVRVVRIKDFSIELCGGIHLDNTGEIGLFKIISQESASAGIRRIEGFVGFNLLEELRRYRNIVKNIAEFVGSEANIIEKFEEFQNRLKTIENINKRQQVRLAGLIAREIIDEIGNQKYIVKRLEGFDNEGMRQVADFIREKAKDKLGVLYDIVNNRVNYLVFVGDELKEKFPAHTLIKTVGKIIGGGGGGKPHLAEGGGGKPEKIPELIEHFKKISSSDL